The region ATTCCACTACTGCAACGACTTGTTATGTGGATTTGACAAGTGCTCAAACTAATGGTTTTTGGACGAGCTTTTTATTGAATTCCTGAGTTTCAACGCTCCAATCTTCAATTGATAGCTCAGCCGTTTCTATTGCTTTCATGCAGAACATATAAATGTCCTGAGCTGACAAGTTAACTTCGATAAAAGCCCCATTATGAAGCTTTCGTGTACTACGAAAACTTTTTTCATCCCATCCTATGAAGCGAGGAAATTGCTCCATTATCTCTTTGAAAGAATCGGGCTCTAAATCAGCAATTTTATTCAACGTAGTTTCTACAACATCTCGCCAGCTTTTTACAACGCATTCCTCACCAAAACAAAAAAGAGTTTTTGGGATAGTTCCTTTTAAGCTACCCGACTGAGAAAGTTGTGCTGATTCCTCACCAAAGTAATTCCAAATTTGTAGGGCAATATCAGCAAGATGCTCTGATCTTTCCTCAATATCTTTTCTAAGCCAGAATGTTTTGGATTGAAAATATTTATTTAATTCCAAGTGACTATTTTTAAAGTGCTCTTTTTTTTGTTCAAAAGTATCGTTAGAAAGTTCTGGATTATATGCAGTAAGTGTTAAATTACCTATTGTATGACGGAGAAGTTCATGTGTTATAGACCAATCTTCTCCCAAATTTTCTTTCCAGACCTCATTTAGAGTTTGCGGCATAATATGTTCAATGGAAAGACCTTCAAAAGGAACTTGTTCTTTGTGTCGAAAGAATTCCTCGATAGATTCGAGCATAAGTTTGCATTTTTCGGAACGATTACCACCATATAATTTGACATCAACTAATCTAGCTCTAAACTCTCTATCTTTAGGATAATCTCGATTTTGAAGGGTCAACTTCAGTCTCTCAACAAAATTATCAGAAGCAATATCAGCACCTTTCCTTACCTGTGAATAGAGTAGAGCAAAAATTCTGTTTAATCCTCTTGTCTGGATATTACAAACAAATCGGCGGAGAATGAAATTTTCGAGAACTTGAAGGACGGAAACGAATTCTTGCTCCGTAATTATATTTTTCATCCAATCATCATAGCAATTCAAGAGAAACGGATAAACGGTCGCAACTTCTAAGCGATTTATTCTACAAAGGTATTTACGGACAAGTTCCTTAGGTTCTCGCTCTGGATTCAAAAGTCTTGAATAGTATTCGGAATAGATGCACAAATTTTTCAAGTAAGAGAGTGCATCATTGTTGCTAATTCTATCTTTGATCTCAAAATAAATCTCATTTTGTTTAACTTCAACGCCAGTTTTAGTTAAATAGTGACGAATAAATTCTGTTAAGTTATCATTCAGCAAATCTTGCATTGGCTGCCAATATTTAGCATATACAGATTCTTGAGAGTCTGTATGAATTCGCATAAAAAAATAGTTGCGAATCAAATCTGCCTGAGTAAGAGGTCTTCCTTTTGCATTAAGACTCTCAAAAACCAAATAGGGATCATCATCGGAACTAAGAACTACACTAACAAGAGAAAGATTACTACAAATAACTCTTTTAATTCTTTGAAGTTCTAGTGACAATTTACTCTGTCGAATTTTCTTTTCAAAAAAACGATAACATTCTAAAACATTGCTTTCATTCACTTGATCTTGTAGATGTATTATTTGATGAAATGCTACACGATCTACTTGCGTAGGTTGTAACTTATAATAATCGGAACCTTTTTTATAGGGATTAACTAAAATAGTATTGTCAATTTCTGCTGCTAGCTCTTCTTGTGATTGTTTTGCGGCATCCCTTAGTGCAGAGAGCAATATAAAAACAGTGGTCAATCTTTGCTGTCCGTCAATCAACAAGTACTTACTAACGCCTTCGGGTACGGATATGGTAGGCATAGTGACAATAGAACCCATAAAATGAGGACGAGGATTATCCGCCTTACAGAGTTCTACAAGATCATTCCACAATGCTTGCCACTCAGACTTTTTCCAGCTATATGGTCTTTGAAAGAGAGGGACAACGTACTGCTTTGTCCCCTCAATGATTTGCTGTAGCTTGGTTTCTGATGCTTGCATCTACTTCTATTTCTTTATAATTTTGACTACACTGACGAGCGCCATATTATGCTTTATAGATACTACTCTGTGTTAAGACTTAATGCCAATCACGTAGAAATAATGCAAATGTCTGTCACGCGCCAAGGTCATGACCGATCAGTGAGAATTTGCTGCATGTTCTAATTT is a window of Synechocystis sp. PCC 7338 DNA encoding:
- a CDS encoding DUF262 domain-containing protein, giving the protein MQASETKLQQIIEGTKQYVVPLFQRPYSWKKSEWQALWNDLVELCKADNPRPHFMGSIVTMPTISVPEGVSKYLLIDGQQRLTTVFILLSALRDAAKQSQEELAAEIDNTILVNPYKKGSDYYKLQPTQVDRVAFHQIIHLQDQVNESNVLECYRFFEKKIRQSKLSLELQRIKRVICSNLSLVSVVLSSDDDPYLVFESLNAKGRPLTQADLIRNYFFMRIHTDSQESVYAKYWQPMQDLLNDNLTEFIRHYLTKTGVEVKQNEIYFEIKDRISNNDALSYLKNLCIYSEYYSRLLNPEREPKELVRKYLCRINRLEVATVYPFLLNCYDDWMKNIITEQEFVSVLQVLENFILRRFVCNIQTRGLNRIFALLYSQVRKGADIASDNFVERLKLTLQNRDYPKDREFRARLVDVKLYGGNRSEKCKLMLESIEEFFRHKEQVPFEGLSIEHIMPQTLNEVWKENLGEDWSITHELLRHTIGNLTLTAYNPELSNDTFEQKKEHFKNSHLELNKYFQSKTFWLRKDIEERSEHLADIALQIWNYFGEESAQLSQSGSLKGTIPKTLFCFGEECVVKSWRDVVETTLNKIADLEPDSFKEIMEQFPRFIGWDEKSFRSTRKLHNGAFIEVNLSAQDIYMFCMKAIETAELSIEDWSVETQEFNKKLVQKPLV